The segment GACCAGGGCATCGCCACGGTCAATCAGATCGCGTTCCCGACCGATGTGCCGGTGAATTTCCACATCACCTCCGATTCGGTGATGAACGCGTTCTTCATTCCCCAGCTCGGCAGCCAGATCTACGCCATGGCCGGGATGGAGACCCAGCTGCACCTGATCGCGCGTGAGCCGGGCACCTATGCCGGCCTGTCGTCCAACTACAGCGGCGCGGGCTTCTCGGACATGCACTTCCAGGCGATCGCCACCAGCCAGCAGGGCTTCGATGCGTGGGTGGCCAAGGTCAAGGCGCAGGCCAAGACGCTCGACACCAGCACCTACGAGGCGCTGGCCAAGCCGAGCGAGAAGAACCCGGTGGCCTATTACGGCCAGGTCTCGCCTGGTCTGTTCGCCGGCGTGATCGGCAAGTACATGGGCGACACGCCGGTCGGCGGCCAGTGTGCCGGCAAGCAGGCCCAGGTCGCGGCGCTTCCCTCGAATCACACGCACGCCAAGGCTGCGGAGTAAGGCATGTTCGGAAAACTCACTCTCTCGGCGATCCCGTTCGACCAGCCCATCATCATGGGCACCCTGCTCATGGTGATGCTGGGTGGCGCGGCCCTGCTGGGCTTTGTCACCTACCAGCGCAAGTGGGCCTACCTGTGGTCGGAGTGGTTCACCACGGTCGACCACAAGAAGATCGGCGTCATGTACATCATCATGGCGCTGGTGATGCTGCTGCGCGGCTTCGCCGACGCGATCATGATGCGCACCCAGCAGGCGATGGCCTCGGCGGATGCCGCGGGCTACCTGCCGCCGCATCACTTCGATCAGGTGTTCACCGCGCACGGCGACATCATGATCTTCTTCATGGCGATGCCGTTCATCACCGGCCTGATGAACCTGGTGGTGCCGCTGCAGATCGGTGCGCGCGACGTTGCCTATCCGTTCCTCAACTCACTCAGCTTCTGGCTGACCGCCGGCGGCGTGGTGCTGATCATGGCCTCGCTGTTCATCGGCGACTTCGCCGCGACCGGATGGCTGGCCTATCCGCCGCTGTCGGAGCTCAAGTACAGCCCGACCGTGGGCGTGGACTACTACATCTGGTCGCTGCAGCTGTCAGGTCTCGG is part of the Dyella thiooxydans genome and harbors:
- the cyoA gene encoding ubiquinol oxidase subunit II, coding for MKFKAVIPRLRYAGVSAFLFLAGCSTEVLNPKGDIGAQEKSLILIALGLMAIVAVPVIVMTLVFAWRYRAGNKKARYAPNWSHSTAIEVVVWSVPAVIIAILAAITWHTSHSLDPYKPLASKAKPVTIEAVALDWKWLFIYPDQGIATVNQIAFPTDVPVNFHITSDSVMNAFFIPQLGSQIYAMAGMETQLHLIAREPGTYAGLSSNYSGAGFSDMHFQAIATSQQGFDAWVAKVKAQAKTLDTSTYEALAKPSEKNPVAYYGQVSPGLFAGVIGKYMGDTPVGGQCAGKQAQVAALPSNHTHAKAAE